CGATCGGGTGCATGCGGTTCGCGGTCCCGGGGAATTACCTCTATGACCCCAATTCCAGAGGCAATTCAGAGCGCTATTACAGCGGGATGCAGAAGGACGGCCGTGAATTCTATATCTGCGCCGTGAACACACCGGAGGATGCGACGTTTAAAGACGCGCCGTTTCAAAAGGATACGGTGCAGGAGGTGCAGGAGTTTGAGTCGGGTGATACGAAGGGGAAGATCGCCATCTACCGTCCGGTGGAACGGGACGGAAAGACCGTCCGCTCCGTGGCTGCCCAGGTGATCTACAAGAACCAGATGACCATTGTCAGCATCAATTATGAGAATCCCCAGGACCAGGAATGGGCGGTGGATCTGATCAAAAAAGTGCGGACGGTTGGTTGACGTCCGTAAAGACAAGAGAAAACACAGCAAAAGAGGAGTTTTTGAACTATGAAAACATCGGAGTTGATGAAGCGGTTTGCTCCATATTATAAAAGATACTGGAAGACTATGGTATTTGATCTGTTCTGCGCGTCGCTGACCACCATCTGCGAACTGCTGCTGCCCATGATCCTGAGGTATATCACCAATCAGGGGATCCAGGATTTGACGTCGATCACCGTGGGTATGATCCTGCGGATCGGCGGGGTGTATTTCCTGCTGCGGATTGTGGATGGGCTGGCGGCGTTTTATATGGCGTACACCGGACATGTGATGGGCGCCAGGATCGAGACGGATATGAGGCAGGATGCGTTTGAGCACCTGCAGAAGCTGTCTGACAGCTATTTTAACAACACGAAGGTCGGGCAGATCATGGCCCGGATCACCAGTGACCTGTTTGACGTGACGGAGTTTGCCCATCACTGCCCGGAGGAGTTTTTTATCGCGGGCATCAAGACGCTGATCTCCTTTATGGTGCTGGCAGGCATCAACCTGCCGCTGACCGTGCTGATCTTTGTGTTCATCCCCATTATGGTTGTGTCCTGCACCTATTTCAATCTGAGGGTGAAGCAGGCATTTAAAAAGCAGCGTTACCAGATCGGCGAGCTGAACGCCAAGATCGAGGATAACCTGCTGGGCAACCGGGTTGTGCGGGCATTTGCCAATCAGGATATTGAGATTGAGAAATTCCGTGAGGACAATCAGGCATTTCTGGATATCAAACGGGAAACCTACAAATATATGGCGGCGTTCCAGGACACCATACGCATGTTTGACGGACTGATGTATACGGTGGTGATCCTGGCCGGCGGCATTTTTATGGTAAAGGGTATTATTGATCCGGGCGATCTGGTGGCGTACACGATGTATGTGACAACGCTTCTCGCCACGATCCGCAGGATCATTGAATTTGCAGAGCAGTTCCAGCGTGGTATGACCGGGATCGAGCGGTTTGTGGAGATCATGGATTCTACGGTGGAGATCCTGGATGAGCCGGGAGCGGAGCCGATGGACAAGGTGCGGGGCGGCATCCAGTTTGAGAAAGTCAGCTTCGAGTATCCGGACGACCACAATCCGGTGCTGGATGAGATCAGCCTGGATATCCGTCCCGGGGAAAAGATCGCGCTGGTCGGCCCGTCCGGCGGAGGAAAGACCACACTGTGCAATCTGATCCCGCGGTTCTATGACACGACCCGGGGAAAGATCCTGATCGACGGCAGGGAGTTAAAAGGGATCACGCTCCAGAGCCTGCGTTCCAATATCGGTATCGTGCAGCAGGACGTTTATCTGTTCTCCGGCACGGTCTATGACAATATCGCTTATGGAAGGCCTGAGGCTTCCCGCGAGGAAGTGATGGAGGCGGCAAGGATGGCGGGCGCCCATGAATTCATATCGGAGATGAAGGACGGATATGACACTTATGTGGGAGAGCGCGGCGTAAAGCTGTCCGGCGGGCAGAAGCAGCGCATCAGCATTGCGCGGGTATTTTTAAAGAATCCTCCGATCCTGATCCTGGATGAGGCGACCTCGGCCCTGGACAATGAGAGCGAGCATATCGTTTCCCAGTCCCTGGAGCGTCTGGCTGAGGGCAGGACCACGGTGACGATCGCGCACCGGCTGACTACCATACAGAACGCGGACAGGATCCTGGTGCTGTCGGATGGCCGGATTGCAGAGGAAGGCAGCCACAAAAAGCTGTTGGAGGAAAAAGGGATCTATTATCAACTATATATGTCAGTGCAGGATAAGCCGGAGGGCGGACTGCCGGAAGGAGTAACCATATGAGAGTAGCGGTAGTGACGGACAGCAATAGCGGGATCACCCAGGCGGAGGCAATAGAGCTGGGGCTGAATGTGATTCCCATGCCATTTATGATAGACGGACAGACTTATGAGGAGGGAGTGAGCCTGACCCATGAGGAGTTCTATGAAAGGCAGGCGGAGGATGCGGATATCTCCACTTCCCAGCCGTCCCCGGAAACGGTCATGAAGCTGTGGGATGATCTTTTAAAGGAGTATGACCAGATCGTGCATATCCCCATGTCCAGCGCTTTGAGCGGCTCCTGCCAGACTGCGCTGATGCTGGCTGAGGACTATGAGGGAAAGGTATTTGTAGTGAATAACCAGCGGATCTCCGTGACCCAGCGCCAGTCCGCGTTAGACGCCATGGAGCTGGCGGCGGCAGGCTTTACGGGAGAGCAGATCCGGGAAGTGCTGGAGCGGACGAAACTGGATTCCAGCATCTATGTCACGGTGGACACACTGAAATATTTAAAGAAGGGCGGGCGTATCACACCGGCAGCGGCGGCTCTGGGAACCTTGCTCAAGATCAAACCGGTGCTCCAGATCCAGGGTGAGAAGCTGGATTCCTTTTCCAAAGCCAGGACCATGAAGCAGGCGAAGAGCACCATGCTCTCCGCTGTGATCCATGATCTGGAGACCCGGTTTCATGACCCGGATGCAGAGTACACCTGGCTGGAGGTTGCCCATAGCTGCAATCAGGAGGCGGCGGAGGAGTTCGCCCGGGAGATCGCGGAGCAGTTCCCTAAGAATATTGGGATCCACGTTGCTCCTCTGTCTTTGAGCATTGCCTGCCATATCGGGCCGGGTGCGCTGGCTATGGCCTGTACAAAGAGGCTGGATGTAAAAGCGGAGCAGAAGGCTTATGAAGCATGAGACAAACGGCTTAAGGTTCCCGTGGAAGCAGAAATTCACCATCAGCTTAAAGGTGCCGATTGTGGTTCTTTTAGTGGTGTTCGGCCTGATCCCCATGATCCTCAGCACCCAGACCATACTCACCTCCATGAAGCAGAATCAGATTGACGCCAGGATGATCGAGGTCCAGAACCAGTGCCAGATCTTAAGCAGCAAGATGACCCGTACCGGGTATCTGGACGGGGAGGAAAAGGGGGATCTGTCCAGTGAGATCGAGACCATGGCGGATGTCTATAACGGGCGGATCGTGGTGGTCAACCGGGACTTCAGGGTGGTCCAGGATACCTTCCACATTGCGGAGAACCGGATCCATATTGCGGAGGAGGTCATCCGCTGTTTTCAGGGAGAGAACAGCAGCAGATATAATAAAGACAAGCATTTCTTCGCTCAGGCGATACCGATCTACGACAGGACGGAAGCGAAAGGCATCGACGGCGTGCTGATCATCACTGCGTCGACAGAGACCATTCTGGGTCTTGCGGATACGGTGGGAGATAAGGCGCTGTTGTTTGAGATCATCGTGTTTCTGATCCTGGTGATCGCGGCCTTTCTGGCGGCGGTTTTGATTGTGCGTCCTTTTAAAGAATTCCAGACCAAGTTAAACCATGTGGCTCAGGGCGCGCTGGATACAGATATCAGTGCGGATACATACCGGGAGACCCGTTCTATCTCCCGGGCGGTCTCCCAGACCATGTCCAAGCTAAAAGAGGTAGACCAGTCCCGCCAGGAATTTGTATCGAACGTGTCCCATGAGCTGAAGACTCCGATCACTTCCATCCGGGTGCTGGCGGATTCCCTGATGGGTATGGGAGAGGTGCCGGTGGAGCTGTACCGGGAGTTTATGGAGGACATTTCGGATGAGATCGACCGGGAGAGCAAGATCATTGATGATCTTTTATCCCTGGTCAAGATGGATAAGTCTGAGGCAGAGCTCAACATCGCCCAGGTGAATGTGAACAGTCTGGTGGAGCAGGTATTAAAACGTCTGCGGCCCATTGCCAACAAGCGGAAGGTGGAGCTGATCTTCGAGAGTATCCGGGAGGTGGCGGCTGATGTGGATGAGATGAAGCTGTCCCTGGCCGTAACGAACCTTGTAGAGAATGCCATCAAGTACAATATGGAGGAGGGCTGGGTCCGGGTAACCCTGGATGCAGACCACAAATTCTTCTATCTAAAGGTGGCGGATTCCGGCATCGGGATTCCGGAGGAGCTGCAGGACCGCATTTTTGATCGGTTCTTCCGGGTAGATAAGGCGCGTTCACGGGAGACCGGAGGCAGCGGCCTGGGGCTTGCGATCACGAGAAATGTGGTGCTGATGCACAAGGGAGCCATTAAACTGAGCAGCAGGGAAGGCGAGGGCAGCACGTTTACCCTCAGGATCCCGTTGAACTATATTGCATAGCAGGAGGCATATGATGAGACGATTATGGAAATGGTCGGTCCTTCTTGCGGCGCTTCTGCTGGCTATGGGGCTGGCCGGGTGCGGGAAGAAAGAGATCCCTCCCCAGGAAGGGGAGAAGATATATCAGGTATACTATTTAAATCCTGCCATGACGAAGCTGGTGGCGCGGGAGTACCGGACAAAAACGACGGATCAGGAGCTTTTGATCCAGGAATTGATGGACAGTATCATGAATGTCCCTGCGGACTTAGATGTGCAGGGGGCGTTGTCTGAAAAGGTGGTGTATCAGGGCTGCCGGCCGGAGGATATGGTGCTGTACCTGTTTTTTGACAACAACTATACCAGCATGAAGCCGTATCGGGAGATCCTGTGCAGAGCGGCCCTGACCAGGACGCTGACCCAGGTGGATGGGATTGATTATATCAATATCTACTCGGGGGACCAGCCGCTTTTAGATACCAGCGGGATGCCGGTGGGAATGCTGTCGGCGACAGATTTTGTGGACAGCCTTTCGGATGTAAACGCTTATGAGCGGACAGAGCTGACTCTGTATTTTACTGATGAGACGGGGGAGAAGCTCTTTCCTGAAAAACGTGAAGTCATCCACAATGTAAACACTTCCGTGGAGAAGGTTATTTTAGAGGAGCTTATCAGCGGTCCGGAGCGCCCGGAATTAAGTCCGACCCTGGATCCTGGGACCAGGCTTTTAAACGTATCAGTCAATGAAAATGTGTGCTATTTAAATTTTGACACATCCTTTATCAACAATCCGCTGGAGGTGCGGGATTATATCCCTATTTACTCTATTGTGAATTCCTTATCGGAGCTGTCCTCGGTCAACCGGGTACAGTTCACAGTGAATGGGGTGCAGGATGTGAAGTTCCGGGATTCGATCTCTTTAAACACTCTGTTTGAGCGGAATCTGGATCATATAGGAGGGAATGACAATTAAAAGACCACTGCTGTTACTGACAGGAGGATTCGTACTTGGAGAGGTATTGATCCTGCAGAAAAGCGTGGTGATGGAACTGTTGACGGCGGCAGCGCTGGCGGCGGTCTGCTGTGTTCTGGTCAGGTCCGCTGCGGCGGCATGGACGGGAAGACGGCAGGTATTTCTATTGCAACAGAATCGTTTACAGCGGAAACGCTGGAAGGGCAGGAGCTTGTGGTTGTGGCTTCTGCCCCTTTTTATATGCGCCGGTGCGCTGAGGGCGCAGTATGTGAGGGGACAATGTGAAAAAGAGATCCTTATGGATCTGGGCGATAAGACGGTGGAAATCTGCGGGAAAGTGTCAGAGGCGTCTGAAAAGGGGGAGTGGGTCGTCCTGACCCTGGAGAATGGAGAGGTGAGGACTGTTCCT
This portion of the Clostridium sp. AN503 genome encodes:
- a CDS encoding HAMP domain-containing sensor histidine kinase; translation: MKHETNGLRFPWKQKFTISLKVPIVVLLVVFGLIPMILSTQTILTSMKQNQIDARMIEVQNQCQILSSKMTRTGYLDGEEKGDLSSEIETMADVYNGRIVVVNRDFRVVQDTFHIAENRIHIAEEVIRCFQGENSSRYNKDKHFFAQAIPIYDRTEAKGIDGVLIITASTETILGLADTVGDKALLFEIIVFLILVIAAFLAAVLIVRPFKEFQTKLNHVAQGALDTDISADTYRETRSISRAVSQTMSKLKEVDQSRQEFVSNVSHELKTPITSIRVLADSLMGMGEVPVELYREFMEDISDEIDRESKIIDDLLSLVKMDKSEAELNIAQVNVNSLVEQVLKRLRPIANKRKVELIFESIREVAADVDEMKLSLAVTNLVENAIKYNMEEGWVRVTLDADHKFFYLKVADSGIGIPEELQDRIFDRFFRVDKARSRETGGSGLGLAITRNVVLMHKGAIKLSSREGEGSTFTLRIPLNYIA
- a CDS encoding DegV family protein, whose product is MRVAVVTDSNSGITQAEAIELGLNVIPMPFMIDGQTYEEGVSLTHEEFYERQAEDADISTSQPSPETVMKLWDDLLKEYDQIVHIPMSSALSGSCQTALMLAEDYEGKVFVVNNQRISVTQRQSALDAMELAAAGFTGEQIREVLERTKLDSSIYVTVDTLKYLKKGGRITPAAAALGTLLKIKPVLQIQGEKLDSFSKARTMKQAKSTMLSAVIHDLETRFHDPDAEYTWLEVAHSCNQEAAEEFAREIAEQFPKNIGIHVAPLSLSIACHIGPGALAMACTKRLDVKAEQKAYEA
- a CDS encoding ABC transporter ATP-binding protein, with translation MKTSELMKRFAPYYKRYWKTMVFDLFCASLTTICELLLPMILRYITNQGIQDLTSITVGMILRIGGVYFLLRIVDGLAAFYMAYTGHVMGARIETDMRQDAFEHLQKLSDSYFNNTKVGQIMARITSDLFDVTEFAHHCPEEFFIAGIKTLISFMVLAGINLPLTVLIFVFIPIMVVSCTYFNLRVKQAFKKQRYQIGELNAKIEDNLLGNRVVRAFANQDIEIEKFREDNQAFLDIKRETYKYMAAFQDTIRMFDGLMYTVVILAGGIFMVKGIIDPGDLVAYTMYVTTLLATIRRIIEFAEQFQRGMTGIERFVEIMDSTVEILDEPGAEPMDKVRGGIQFEKVSFEYPDDHNPVLDEISLDIRPGEKIALVGPSGGGKTTLCNLIPRFYDTTRGKILIDGRELKGITLQSLRSNIGIVQQDVYLFSGTVYDNIAYGRPEASREEVMEAARMAGAHEFISEMKDGYDTYVGERGVKLSGGQKQRISIARVFLKNPPILILDEATSALDNESEHIVSQSLERLAEGRTTVTIAHRLTTIQNADRILVLSDGRIAEEGSHKKLLEEKGIYYQLYMSVQDKPEGGLPEGVTI
- a CDS encoding GerMN domain-containing protein translates to MMRRLWKWSVLLAALLLAMGLAGCGKKEIPPQEGEKIYQVYYLNPAMTKLVAREYRTKTTDQELLIQELMDSIMNVPADLDVQGALSEKVVYQGCRPEDMVLYLFFDNNYTSMKPYREILCRAALTRTLTQVDGIDYINIYSGDQPLLDTSGMPVGMLSATDFVDSLSDVNAYERTELTLYFTDETGEKLFPEKREVIHNVNTSVEKVILEELISGPERPELSPTLDPGTRLLNVSVNENVCYLNFDTSFINNPLEVRDYIPIYSIVNSLSELSSVNRVQFTVNGVQDVKFRDSISLNTLFERNLDHIGGNDN